Proteins from a single region of Candidatus Zixiibacteriota bacterium:
- a CDS encoding IS110 family transposase, whose amino-acid sequence MGKSVFYFGIDVGASELWISSARTRPRKFNHNKAGIKALCRWSIKQSDGAMAHLCMEATGVYSRHVAIQLYSLSDVEVSIVNPARIKAFANVQMRRSKTDMIDAEVIRCFAESQHPAVWQPTPTVMRQLYQLVVHAEALQQSLMQWRNRKHAHQFTDDLPSAVAKSQRAIERSLTRQLQNIEDAIGQLCATDAELARQVDLLESIPGIARKSATRILAFGGDWLTQRTQKQLIAHAGLAPHHHQSGTSVRGKSRIDKRGNRRLRKTLFMPALTGIVNNPSLNRFYQNLLKKGKTKMTALVASMKKLLIIIQAILKKKIPFDPNFALDS is encoded by the coding sequence ATGGGCAAGTCGGTTTTCTACTTTGGCATTGATGTTGGAGCGAGTGAATTGTGGATTTCATCAGCGAGGACGCGCCCTCGGAAATTTAACCATAACAAAGCCGGCATTAAGGCTTTATGTCGCTGGAGCATCAAACAGTCCGATGGAGCAATGGCTCATTTGTGTATGGAAGCGACCGGTGTCTATAGTCGGCATGTTGCCATCCAGCTATATTCTCTGTCGGATGTCGAGGTCAGCATTGTCAATCCGGCCCGCATCAAAGCTTTCGCCAACGTTCAGATGCGCCGGAGTAAGACCGACATGATCGACGCCGAAGTAATCCGTTGTTTTGCCGAGAGTCAACACCCTGCCGTCTGGCAACCGACTCCAACGGTTATGCGACAATTGTACCAGTTGGTGGTTCATGCCGAGGCTCTTCAGCAATCGCTGATGCAATGGCGCAATCGGAAACATGCTCATCAGTTCACTGACGATTTGCCTTCGGCCGTGGCAAAGTCTCAGCGTGCCATAGAGCGTTCTTTGACTCGCCAGCTGCAAAATATTGAAGATGCAATCGGGCAACTCTGCGCGACCGATGCTGAGCTGGCTCGTCAAGTTGACCTGCTCGAAAGCATCCCCGGCATTGCCCGCAAGTCTGCCACCCGAATACTGGCCTTCGGCGGAGATTGGCTGACTCAGAGAACCCAAAAACAACTGATTGCCCATGCCGGGCTGGCCCCCCACCATCACCAGTCGGGAACTTCAGTCAGAGGAAAATCACGCATTGATAAACGAGGTAATCGACGCCTGAGAAAAACCCTCTTTATGCCCGCACTGACAGGAATTGTCAATAACCCCTCTTTAAACCGATTCTATCAAAACCTATTGAAAAAAGGAAAAACAAAAATGACCGCCCTAGTAGCCTCTATGAAAAAACTCCTCATCATAATTCAGGCTATCCTAAAAAAGAAAATACCATTTGACCCTAATTTTGCACTTGACTCATAA